Genomic segment of Tomitella fengzijianii:
GGCGACGGGGATCTACGAGGGCGATTCGGTCCGGGTCCTGGGCGTGCCGGTGGGCGAGATCACCTCGATCACCCCGGACGGCACCCGCAGCAAGTTCGAGCTTTCGATCGACAAGGGCGTGGACCTCCCCGCCCAGGCCACTGCGATCGTCGTCGCGCAGAGCCTGGTGACCTCACGTTTCGTGCAGCTCACCCCGGTCTACACCGGCGGCGAGAAGCTCGAAGACGACGCGGTGATCCCCATCGACCGCACCGCGGTTCCGGTCGAATGGGACGAGATCAAAAAGGAGCTGTCCAAACTCACCGAGGCGCTGGGGCCGAAGGGCGACGAGCCCGGCGCTCTCACGGACTTCCTCAACGTCACCGGTGACACGCTCGACGGAAACGGCCAGCGGATCCACGACACGATCAAAGAGCTCGCCGCCGCCATGAACACCTTCTCCGACGGCAGCACGGACCTGTTCGGGACCATCAAGAACCTGCAGGTGTTCGTCAACGCTTTGGCGGACAGCAACCAGCAGATCGTGTCCGTCAGCGGCCATCTGGCCCGGGTCTCCGACGTGCTCGCGGACAGCAATCAGCAGCTGGACTCGTCGCTCAAGAGCCTCGATACGGCGGTGCAGGACGTCAAGGGGTTCCTCACCGACAACCGTTCGGAGCTCAGCCGTTCGATCAAGGAGCTCTCGGAGTTCACGAGCGTCATCGCGAAGAAGAAGGACCGGCTCGGTCAGCTGTTGCACGTGGGACCCACCGGTCTGGTGAACTTCTACAACATCTACCAGCCGTACCAGGGCACCTTCACCGGTGCGATCGCGCTGAACAACACGAGCAATCTGGTGGACATGGTGTGCGGCGCGATGGGCGGTTCGGACGGAACCGGCCCCAACCCGGACGTCGACACATGCATCAAGGCGCTGGCGCCAGTCATCGGTTCCATTGCGATGAACTACCCGCCCGCGGGCACAAACCCGATCACGGGCATCACGGCGACCCCCGACCAAGTGGTCTACACCGATCCGAGCATGCACGACGTCCCCAAGCTCGAACCGCCGCGGCTGTTGCCTAACGCGACCCCGCTGAGCGATGCGGACATCCGGCGGACCGACGGCGGCGACGGCAAGACCGACGCGGACGCGACGCCGGGCAGCGGCCTCGGCGACCTGCTCAATCCTGTGCTGCCGGAAGGAGGCGGTGACTGATGCGAAGCCGGCACTGCACCGGACGGCGATTGATCGCCGCGACTGCACTCGGATGCGCCGCCCTGCTCGCGAGCGGATGCACATGGAACGGCCTGAACTCGCTGCCGCTGCCCGGCACCGTCGGGACGGACGACGATTCGTACGAGATCACCGCGGTGGTGCCCAATGTGGGCACGCTGACGCAGAACTCGCCGGTGATGATCGACGATGTCACCGTGGGCAGCGTCCGCAAGATCGTCGCGGACGAGAACTGGAACGCGCGCGTGACGATCGGCCTCAAGGCTGGGACGAATGTTCCGCGTGGGACCCGCGCGATGGTGGGCCAGGCGAGTCTGTTGGGCTCGCAGTACCTCGAGCTCGATCCGCCCGAGGGGACGGACGCGGGGGCGGGGTATCTCAGCGCCGGGGACGTGATCCCGCTGCAGCGCGGCGGCCGGTTCCCCAGCACGGAGCAGACGCTGTCGACGCTGTCGGTGGTGCTCAACGGCGGCGGTCTGGCGCAGCTGCAGGACATCACCACGGAGCTGAACGCCGCGCTCGGCGGCAACGAGGGCAGCCTGCACGATCTCATCCCCAGGCTCGATGAGCTGGTGTCGACGCTGGACGAGCAGCGCGGCGACATCGTCGCGGCGATGGACGGCGTCGATCGCCTGAGCGCCACCGTCAACGAGCAGAACGACGTGCTGGCGAACGCGCTGACCGGTCTGGAACCGGCCACCAAGGTGCTGGCCGACCAGAAGGACACTCTGACCGATGCGATCGTGGCGCTGGGGAACTTCAGCGCGAAGGCCGACACGGTGCTGACGGAGAGCGGCTCGGATCTGCGCTCGCTCACCAAGGACCTGAAGCCGATCCTCGCGGCCCTGGCGGACGCGGGCAAGAAGCTTCCGGAAACGCTCTCGCTGCTGTTCACCTTCCCGTTCCCGATGGAGACGTTGTTCAACGCGATGCGCGGCGACTACACCAACCTGTGGGACGAGGTGGACCTGACGGGGCAGCGCATCCAGCGCTCGCTGCTCGTCGGCAGCCCCGCCCAACCGTGGTCCGACACCGATTGGGCGAAGAAGATGGCGGACGCCGGCGGTGAGATCGGCGACCCGTTCAATCCGCGGATGCCCGATCCGGCAGCGGTCGAGGCGCCCGGGGCCGCACCGGCGGCGGGCGGTCAGGGCACCCCGGGTGCCCCCGCCCCGGAAGCGCAGGCCCCGGAAGCACAGGCCCCGAACGTGCAGGCCCCGAACGTGCAGGCCCCGAATACTCAAGCCTCTGACACGCAGTTGCCGGGCGCGGCAGCGGGCGGGAACGGCCCGGGCGCGGCGCCGTCCGCGGAGCCTGAGCCCGTGTTCGACGCCCCGGTCGAGGATCTCTTCGGCCCGCCGGCGACAGGAGAAGGCAAATGATGCTCAGCCGGTTCATCCGGATCCAGCTGGTGATCTTCCTGATCCTCTCTGTCATCGGCGTGACGGTGATGGCCACGCAGTACATGCGCGTGGGGGATCTGCTGGGGATCGGACAGGACTCGATCACCGTCGACCTGCCCAGCAGCGGCGGACTGTATGAGAACGCGAACGTGACCTACCGCGGCAGCAACGTGGGAAGGGTCAAATCGGTCGATCTCACCCGCGACGGCGTGAAGGCGCGCCTGTCCGTCGACGGCGACGCGCGGATCCCCGTCGACACGGAGGTGGCCGTCCGTAGCGTGTCGGCGATCGGCGAACAGTACGTGGAGTTCCTGCCGCGCACCGACGAGGGGCCGTACCTGGGCGACGGGGCGGAGATCCCCGAGGAACGGGTGAGCATGCCGGTAGACATCGGGCCGATCCTCGACAAGGCCGACGCGCTGCTGTCCACGGTCCCGCGCGACAAGCTGACCAGTCTGGTCGATGAGACGTTCACCGCGTTCGA
This window contains:
- a CDS encoding MCE family protein, giving the protein MRSRHCTGRRLIAATALGCAALLASGCTWNGLNSLPLPGTVGTDDDSYEITAVVPNVGTLTQNSPVMIDDVTVGSVRKIVADENWNARVTIGLKAGTNVPRGTRAMVGQASLLGSQYLELDPPEGTDAGAGYLSAGDVIPLQRGGRFPSTEQTLSTLSVVLNGGGLAQLQDITTELNAALGGNEGSLHDLIPRLDELVSTLDEQRGDIVAAMDGVDRLSATVNEQNDVLANALTGLEPATKVLADQKDTLTDAIVALGNFSAKADTVLTESGSDLRSLTKDLKPILAALADAGKKLPETLSLLFTFPFPMETLFNAMRGDYTNLWDEVDLTGQRIQRSLLVGSPAQPWSDTDWAKKMADAGGEIGDPFNPRMPDPAAVEAPGAAPAAGGQGTPGAPAPEAQAPEAQAPNVQAPNVQAPNTQASDTQLPGAAAGGNGPGAAPSAEPEPVFDAPVEDLFGPPATGEGK
- a CDS encoding MCE family protein, with protein sequence MTAYKGYLRSVIAVVLVLLVGVSAWLVWPGNQRYTVTAYFTSATGIYEGDSVRVLGVPVGEITSITPDGTRSKFELSIDKGVDLPAQATAIVVAQSLVTSRFVQLTPVYTGGEKLEDDAVIPIDRTAVPVEWDEIKKELSKLTEALGPKGDEPGALTDFLNVTGDTLDGNGQRIHDTIKELAAAMNTFSDGSTDLFGTIKNLQVFVNALADSNQQIVSVSGHLARVSDVLADSNQQLDSSLKSLDTAVQDVKGFLTDNRSELSRSIKELSEFTSVIAKKKDRLGQLLHVGPTGLVNFYNIYQPYQGTFTGAIALNNTSNLVDMVCGAMGGSDGTGPNPDVDTCIKALAPVIGSIAMNYPPAGTNPITGITATPDQVVYTDPSMHDVPKLEPPRLLPNATPLSDADIRRTDGGDGKTDADATPGSGLGDLLNPVLPEGGGD